One region of Osmia lignaria lignaria isolate PbOS001 chromosome 7, iyOsmLign1, whole genome shotgun sequence genomic DNA includes:
- the LOC117609424 gene encoding uncharacterized protein LOC117609424 — protein MHLPEGSLGMDNLNVISETLQSGELVRTGSPAILCSALPSHWRSNKALPVAFKVVALDEVSDGTPVTIRAGNDENCCGELKNCSAVMKNQVAKFNDLRFVGRSGRGKLFSLTIQINTIPVQVATYTKAIKVTVDGPREPRSKSNYQYGHGFPGLRLLNPWVDVAYLGHAWHLRYPGFVEGSIPMPPTDLFPPTFPPTVLPSYPFEPVKYPTEYATLPAKTSTTSSTPATIPNSPSRTPPKSPSEFGSESNGDEVRSAFVPIRLNTLPPTTSVITASSSSPERIVPKKPTEGTRNKLKMPVSPNRSPSPTKISSPLPTKAVWRPY, from the exons ATGCATCTACCGGAAGGATCATTGGGAATGGACAACTTGAACGTGATCAGCGAGACTCTACAGTCCGGTGAGCTGGTGAGGACCGGAAGTCCCGCCATCCTCTGCAGCGCGTTACCATCGCACTGGAGGTCGAACAAGGCGCTTCCCGTGGCCTTCAAGGTCGTCGCCCTCGACGAGGTCAGCGACGGCACTCCGGTCACCATCCGAGCCGGGAACGACGAAAACTGTTGCGGCGAACTAAAGAACTGCTCGGCAGTGATGAAGAATCAAGTCGCCAAGTTCAACGATCTACGATTCGTTGGCCGCAGTGGTAGAG GAAAACTGTTCTCTCTGACCATCCAGATCAACACGATACCAGTCCAAGTGGCTACGTACACCAAGGCCATCAAGGTTACCGTCGACGGGCCGAGGGAACCAAGGTCCAAGTCGA ATTATCAGTACGGACACGGATTCCCTGGACTCAGATTGCTCAACCCGTGGGTGGACGTCGCGTACTTGGGTCACGCGTGGCATCTTCGTTATCCTGGTTTCGTCGAAG GATCTATACCAATGCCACCGACGGATTTGTTTCCACCGACCTTCCCTCCAACGGTTCTGCCGTCGTATCCGTTCGAGCCGGTGAAATACCCGACGGAATACGCGACTCTACCAGCGAAAACCAGCACGACCAGCAGCACGCCGGCGACCATACCTAACAGTCCATCGAGGACACCTCCAAAGAGTCCCAGCGAGTTTGGAAGCGAATCGAACGGCGACGAGGTCCGCAGCGCGTTCGTGCCCATCAGATTGAACACCCTGCCACCCACCACCTCGGTAATCACCGCTTCTTCCTCCTCGCCGGAGAGAATCGTGCCGAAAAAACCGACCGAGGGTACGAGGAACAAATTGAAGATGCCAGTGTCGCCCAACAGAAGTCCATCGCCTACCAAGATCTCCTCGCCGTTGCCAACGAAAGCAGTCTGGAGACCTTATTAG